The stretch of DNA AGCGGCGTGAACTTGATGCGTTCAGCGAAAGAACCGATGAACAGCGCCGGGGTGATCATGGCGAACGTCATCTGGAAGACGAAATAGGCCAGTTCGGGAATGTAGACGTTGTTCGAGAAGGTGGCGGCATAGGTGCCGCTGGTCACGCCCTGCATCAGCGCCTTGGAGAAGCCGCCGATAAAGGGCGAGCCGCCGGTGAACACCAGCGAATAGCCATAGGTGGCCCACAGCAGGCCCGTGACCGACACGATCATGAAGACCTGCATCAGCACGCTGAGCATGTTCTTGCTGCGCACCAGGCCGCCGTAGAACAGGGCCAGGCCGGGAATGCTCATCATCAGCACGAGCACGGAGGACACCAGCATCCAGGTGGTGTCACCCTTGTTCACCATATTGGCCTGCTGGGCCACGGTGGGGGCCTTGATCAAAGCGGCTTGCGCGAAGGCGGCCCCGGCATAGCCGAGGGAACCGCCCACCGCCGCGACGCCGCACATCATCTTGCGGATCATCGTGTTATCCTTCCAAAGTGAAGCGCCGCTCACAGCGCGGTGTCCCCGGTCTCGCCGGTGCGGATGCGGGTGGCCGAGGCCAGATCCAGCACGAAGATCTTGCCGTCACCGATGGCTTCGGTGCTGGCGCTCTGCTGGATGGTCTCGACAACGCGCGGCGCGAGTTCGTCGCTGGCGGCGATCTCGATCTTCACCTTGGGCAGCATATTCGTGGAATATTCCGCCCCGCGGTAGATTTCGGTCTGCCCCTTCTGCCGGCCAAACCCCTTCACCTCGGACACGGTCATACCCGCCACACCGAGGGCGCCGAGGGCTTCACGCACCTCGTCGAGCTTGAACGGCTTGATGATGGCGATGATGAACTTCATGCCTATCCCCTAATAGCCAACCGGCGCCATGCCGGATGAACAGGGATAAGCACGAGGTGTGCCAGTTTACGATTCGTCAGGATTCACGGGAGTGTCATCGATTCCATTCCTGTCGCGCAGGGATGGTTTGGCGCTCGAATCTTGCGCATCTGCCTAAATTTTAGGCAAAGCAGGGCCAAAACTTTGCCCATGCCTGAGGCAAATGACTTAGGTTGGGCGGGGCCGGAGCCGGGCAGGACTGGTTAAAACGGCCCCTGCCCGGATTTTACGCCCGGTTTTAAGGCTCAGCGCTCCTTGGTGGCGCTGAAGGTCAGTTCGGGGTTGCGTTCCTGCTGATAGGACACATCCCAGGCCGAGCGCGCCAAGAAGACCATGCCGCCATCACGATCCTTGGCCAGATTGCTTTTGTTGAACTCGGCGAAGTCGCGCAGCGCGGTGTCCGTGCCCTTCACCCAGCGGGCCGTGTCGAAAGGCGCGCCTTCCAGCACGGCTTCCACCTTATACTCAGCCTCAAGGCGTGAGATCAGCACGTCGAGCTGGAGCTGGCCGACCACACCCACGATCCACTGCGCGCCGATCTCGGGATAGAACACCTGAATCACGCCCTCTTCGGAGAGGTCATCCAGCGCCTTGCGAAGCTGCTTGGTCTTGGTGGGGTCCTTCAGCGCCACGCGACGCAGGATTTCCGGCGCGAAATTGGGCAGGCCGGTGAAGCGCACCTTGTTCGCTTCGGACAAAGTATCGCCCACCCGCAACGTGCCGTGGTTGGGAATGCCGATGATATCGCCGGGCTCTGCCGAATCGGCGATCTCGCGGTCCTGCGCGAAGAAGAGGATCGGCGAATGGATGGCGATCGGCTTGCCCAAAGCCGAGGGCGTCAGCTTCATGCCGCGCTTGAAGGTGCCCGAGACCAGACGCATGAAAGCGATACGGTCGCGGTGCATCGGGTCCATATTGGCCTGCACCTTGAAGATGAAGCCGGTCACCTCGCCATTGGTGGGGTCGATGGTGCCCGCCTCGCTGGGCTGGGGGCGCGGCGGCGGCGCGATGCGGGCAATCGCCTCGATCAGCTCGGCCACGCCGAAATTCTTGAGCGCCGAGCCGAAGAACACCGGCGTCAGATCGCCATGGCGATAGGCTTCCAGATCGAACTCCGGATAGCCCGCCTGCCCCAGTTCGATCTCCTCGGCAAATTCCTCCGGCACCGGCTCATGATCGACAGTGCCGAGAAATTCG from Novosphingobium sp. encodes:
- a CDS encoding peptide chain release factor 3 codes for the protein MSSSRRTFAIISHPDAGKTTLTEKLLLNGGAIHLAGQVKARGAARRARSDWMKIEQQRGISVTSSVMTFARDFDGLGHITFNLLDTPGHEDFSEDTYRTLTAVDSAIMVIDAAKGIEPQTRKLFEVCRMRNVPIITFVNKVDREGRSVFEILDEVADALALDVSPQSWPVGMGGTFEGILDLASGRISRPEGDSREFLGTVDHEPVPEEFAEEIELGQAGYPEFDLEAYRHGDLTPVFFGSALKNFGVAELIEAIARIAPPPRPQPSEAGTIDPTNGEVTGFIFKVQANMDPMHRDRIAFMRLVSGTFKRGMKLTPSALGKPIAIHSPILFFAQDREIADSAEPGDIIGIPNHGTLRVGDTLSEANKVRFTGLPNFAPEILRRVALKDPTKTKQLRKALDDLSEEGVIQVFYPEIGAQWIVGVVGQLQLDVLISRLEAEYKVEAVLEGAPFDTARWVKGTDTALRDFAEFNKSNLAKDRDGGMVFLARSAWDVSYQQERNPELTFSATKER
- a CDS encoding P-II family nitrogen regulator, translated to MKFIIAIIKPFKLDEVREALGALGVAGMTVSEVKGFGRQKGQTEIYRGAEYSTNMLPKVKIEIAASDELAPRVVETIQQSASTEAIGDGKIFVLDLASATRIRTGETGDTAL